A region of candidate division WOR-3 bacterium DNA encodes the following proteins:
- a CDS encoding insulinase family protein, which translates to MEGSMSLHNTGHGNGIRMTTLPSGLVLISERLPHIRSVALGLSFLTGGRDDPRDQGGIAHMIEHMVFRGTRDKDVIAINIAAETHGAELNAFTDKETTCFYGRFPGDQFGPVTALMAETVSGPAFRAEELTKEKQVVSEEIRTAQEDPDSIGLNLLFRAAYGDHGMGRHILGTIDSVNGLSDADLRGRYSDCYGPACGVAVAVGDVEHERLASALGSLLETRPECRSPARSPIVRSGPSVLVETRKELSQIYLYLAKPGLAYADQQRRALTVLNMAVGGGVSSRLFQRLREQEALVYSVGSFAEKYSDSGLLGVYLVTDHRKLARCLAVLREELARLRRDRLTEEEFERARNMTKSSVLLSLESTSTRMFRLARTWQLLGRVVTVDETVEAYNRLTRSEVENLIDQLLVSDFEYCGAVGPLSEEEVRQTLEA; encoded by the coding sequence ATGGAAGGAAGCATGAGCCTGCACAATACAGGGCACGGAAACGGGATTCGGATGACGACGCTGCCGTCCGGTCTCGTCTTGATCTCCGAGCGACTGCCGCACATCCGGTCGGTGGCCCTCGGCTTGAGTTTCCTTACCGGCGGCCGCGACGACCCTCGCGACCAGGGCGGCATTGCGCACATGATCGAGCATATGGTCTTCCGCGGGACCCGGGACAAGGACGTGATTGCGATCAACATCGCTGCCGAGACACACGGCGCGGAGCTCAATGCCTTCACCGACAAGGAAACGACCTGCTTCTATGGCCGGTTTCCGGGGGACCAGTTCGGTCCAGTCACCGCGTTGATGGCCGAAACCGTCAGTGGGCCGGCGTTCCGAGCCGAAGAGCTGACCAAAGAGAAGCAGGTTGTCTCCGAGGAGATCCGCACCGCCCAGGAGGACCCGGATTCCATCGGGCTGAATCTGCTCTTTCGGGCGGCCTACGGCGACCACGGGATGGGCCGGCACATTCTCGGAACCATAGACTCAGTCAACGGGTTGTCCGATGCCGACCTGCGTGGGCGGTACTCCGACTGCTACGGTCCGGCTTGCGGGGTAGCGGTCGCGGTCGGCGACGTTGAGCACGAGCGGTTGGCTTCGGCCCTGGGGTCGCTGCTTGAGACACGACCCGAGTGCCGGTCCCCGGCACGGTCACCCATCGTCCGTTCGGGGCCGAGCGTGCTTGTTGAGACCAGGAAAGAGCTGTCACAGATCTATCTCTACCTTGCCAAACCGGGGTTGGCCTACGCCGACCAGCAGCGGCGAGCGCTGACCGTATTGAACATGGCGGTCGGGGGTGGCGTATCGTCGCGTCTGTTTCAGCGCTTGCGCGAGCAGGAGGCTCTGGTATATTCGGTGGGCAGCTTCGCGGAGAAGTACTCGGATTCCGGGTTGCTCGGCGTCTACCTGGTGACCGACCACCGGAAACTGGCCCGGTGTCTGGCCGTACTCCGCGAGGAGCTAGCGCGCCTGCGCCGGGACCGGCTGACCGAGGAGGAGTTCGAGCGGGCGCGGAACATGACCAAGAGTTCGGTTCTGCTGTCGCTCGAGAGTACGAGCACGCGCATGTTCCGTCTGGCCCGGACCTGGCAGTTGCTGGGTCGGGTCGTGACGGTGGATGAGACCGTCGAGGCCTACAACCGGCTGACGAGGTCAGAGGTCGAGAACCTGATTGATCAGCTGCTGGTGAGCGATTTCGAGTATTGCGGAGCGGTCGGGCCGCTGTCAGAGGAAGAGGTACGTCAGACGCTTGAAGCATGA
- a CDS encoding carboxypeptidase regulatory-like domain-containing protein: MKKLLALVALFACVATLSAADTGTKSLVLGSGSIAGTITDSVTNAPIAGAKVSVGCHGQNATTGDDGTYVIGGLAPGDYTVKAMKCGYMMKAYPEPVHVEDGPVTGIDIALAPIGGGGGSGSISGTVYDKATNAPIAGAKVMAGCGKYDLTEDDGTYTITNLADGSYTVKAMKEGYKCAEYPDPVVIEDGGDVTGIDFHLVGTSNRALY, from the coding sequence TTGAAGAAGCTGTTGGCTCTAGTAGCTCTGTTCGCATGCGTCGCGACTCTGAGCGCGGCAGACACAGGTACGAAGTCGCTGGTGCTCGGTTCCGGTTCGATTGCCGGTACCATCACCGACTCGGTGACCAACGCACCCATCGCCGGCGCCAAAGTCTCCGTGGGTTGCCACGGCCAGAACGCCACCACCGGTGACGACGGCACCTATGTCATAGGGGGTCTTGCTCCCGGCGACTACACGGTCAAAGCCATGAAGTGCGGCTACATGATGAAAGCCTACCCCGAACCGGTTCATGTCGAGGACGGACCAGTCACGGGTATCGACATCGCGCTGGCGCCGATCGGCGGAGGAGGAGGTTCGGGCTCGATCTCCGGCACCGTCTACGACAAAGCGACCAACGCCCCCATCGCCGGCGCCAAGGTCATGGCCGGCTGCGGCAAGTACGACCTGACCGAAGATGATGGCACCTACACCATCACCAATCTCGCCGACGGTTCGTACACGGTGAAGGCGATGAAGGAAGGCTACAAGTGTGCCGAATATCCCGATCCGGTCGTGATTGAAGACGGCGGTGACGTGACGGGGATCGACTTCCACCTGGTCGGTACATCCAACCGGGCACTCTACTAG
- the rpsO gene encoding 30S ribosomal protein S15: protein MPLTKETKDKLIDAHKIHEKDTGSPEVQVAILTERIGMLTDHLKTHKKDKHSRRGLIKLVNERRRHLDYLSKHHKPRYEKIVADLKLRG, encoded by the coding sequence ATGCCTTTGACGAAAGAAACCAAAGACAAGCTAATCGACGCGCACAAGATCCACGAGAAGGATACCGGGTCTCCGGAGGTGCAGGTCGCAATACTCACCGAGAGAATCGGGATGCTGACCGACCACCTTAAGACTCACAAGAAGGACAAGCACTCGCGTCGCGGGCTGATCAAGCTCGTGAACGAGCGACGGCGCCATCTCGACTATCTGTCCAAGCATCACAAACCCCGCTACGAGAAGATCGTGGCTGACCTGAAGTTGAGAGGATAG
- the pnp gene encoding polyribonucleotide nucleotidyltransferase, with amino-acid sequence MQRVEKEVCGRTLSLEHGQVARQSDGGVLARYGDTVILASAVYAKEPPKEYLDYFPLIVDYRVLAYAAGKIPGGFFKREGKPRDKETLTCRLIDRPIRPLFPANFRADTQIVEYLLSTDLENESEFLGLVAASAALHISEIPFQGPVGACRVGKFGDEFVLNPPMTRETEADMWMLYVGIGDQVMTIAGQAREVSPEDIDKGWELAQPVIKQTIELQEELRKLVGKPKLVNDKPNVPPELEAEIRRVAADRVKAIHDTVDKLARGNARSQLSRAVIAELAPKFPGSDKMIKEVLDEMFGEDMRRRVLETGVRLDGRNETEVRQIDCAVGVLPRAHGSALFTRGQTQSLAATTLGTRQDEQVIDDVELEVEERKSYMLHYNFPPFSVGEVKFLRGPGRREIGHGDLAERGLEAVIPRDENFPYTVRIVSDILESNGSSSMASVCAGSLSLMDAGVPVKAAVAGMAMGLITDGDISKGAKYRIVTDIMGDEDHYGYMDFKVAGTRKGITAIQLDLKLPGVPYSVLAEGIRRSTTARIGVLDIMDKTIDKPRPDLSKYAPRIVSIVIDKEKIGTVIGPGGKMIRKITEETGATIDIEDDGTVTIASNKVDSLNAAKAWVESLVEEVEVGKIYEGTVTRLMNFGAFVEVLPGKEGLVHISQLGPERYNRVEDAVREGDKVWVKVVEIDDMGRVNLSRRKAMEERGEIPPSDDSGIASRPPRRGGPPFRGGGDRRDRRGPRR; translated from the coding sequence ATGCAAAGAGTCGAGAAGGAAGTGTGCGGCCGCACGCTGTCGTTGGAGCACGGACAGGTTGCCCGGCAGTCGGACGGCGGCGTGCTGGCCCGCTACGGCGACACCGTAATCCTCGCCAGCGCGGTCTATGCCAAGGAACCGCCCAAGGAGTACCTGGACTATTTTCCGCTGATTGTGGACTACCGCGTGCTGGCCTATGCCGCGGGCAAGATCCCGGGCGGGTTCTTCAAGCGCGAGGGTAAGCCTCGCGATAAGGAAACTCTCACCTGCCGGTTGATTGACCGGCCCATCCGGCCGCTCTTCCCGGCCAACTTCCGCGCCGACACGCAGATTGTCGAGTACCTGCTTTCGACCGACCTTGAGAATGAGAGCGAGTTCCTCGGACTGGTTGCGGCGTCGGCGGCGCTGCACATTTCGGAAATCCCATTCCAGGGGCCGGTTGGCGCTTGCCGGGTCGGCAAGTTCGGCGACGAGTTCGTCTTGAACCCGCCGATGACCCGGGAAACCGAGGCCGACATGTGGATGCTTTACGTCGGCATCGGCGACCAGGTGATGACCATTGCCGGCCAGGCCCGCGAGGTGTCGCCTGAGGATATCGACAAGGGCTGGGAGCTGGCCCAGCCGGTTATCAAGCAGACCATTGAGCTCCAGGAGGAGCTGCGGAAGCTCGTGGGCAAGCCGAAGCTGGTGAACGACAAGCCGAACGTTCCGCCCGAGCTCGAGGCCGAGATTCGCCGGGTCGCAGCGGACCGGGTGAAGGCCATTCACGATACCGTGGACAAGCTGGCGCGCGGCAATGCACGGTCCCAGCTAAGCCGAGCCGTGATCGCCGAGCTGGCCCCGAAGTTCCCGGGTTCGGACAAGATGATCAAGGAAGTGCTGGACGAGATGTTCGGCGAGGATATGCGGCGCCGCGTGCTTGAAACCGGCGTCCGTCTCGACGGCCGCAATGAGACCGAGGTCAGGCAGATTGACTGCGCGGTCGGGGTCCTGCCCCGGGCGCACGGTTCGGCTCTCTTCACCCGCGGCCAGACCCAGTCGCTCGCCGCGACCACGCTCGGCACCAGACAGGACGAGCAGGTCATCGACGACGTCGAGTTGGAGGTGGAGGAGCGGAAGTCGTACATGCTCCACTACAACTTCCCGCCGTTCTCGGTCGGCGAGGTCAAGTTCCTGCGCGGACCGGGCCGCCGGGAGATCGGACACGGCGACCTGGCCGAACGCGGGCTCGAAGCCGTCATCCCAAGAGACGAGAACTTCCCGTACACGGTGCGGATTGTCTCGGACATCCTCGAATCGAACGGCAGTTCGTCAATGGCGTCGGTCTGCGCCGGCTCGCTGTCGCTGATGGACGCGGGCGTGCCGGTGAAGGCCGCAGTCGCCGGTATGGCGATGGGCCTGATTACCGACGGGGACATCTCGAAGGGCGCGAAGTACCGCATCGTCACCGACATCATGGGCGACGAGGACCACTACGGCTACATGGATTTCAAGGTCGCGGGCACCCGCAAGGGCATCACCGCGATTCAGCTCGACCTGAAACTGCCGGGCGTACCATACAGCGTGCTCGCGGAGGGCATCCGCCGATCCACGACCGCGCGGATCGGGGTGCTCGACATCATGGACAAGACCATCGACAAGCCGCGACCCGACCTTTCGAAGTACGCGCCGCGCATCGTCTCCATCGTGATTGACAAGGAGAAGATCGGTACGGTCATCGGGCCCGGCGGCAAGATGATCCGGAAGATAACCGAGGAGACCGGCGCGACTATCGACATCGAGGACGACGGCACGGTGACCATCGCTTCCAACAAGGTCGACTCGCTGAACGCGGCCAAGGCGTGGGTCGAGTCGCTCGTGGAAGAGGTTGAGGTCGGCAAGATCTACGAAGGAACCGTAACCCGCCTGATGAACTTCGGCGCGTTCGTCGAGGTGCTGCCCGGCAAAGAAGGGCTGGTCCATATCTCCCAGCTCGGGCCGGAGCGGTACAACCGGGTCGAGGACGCGGTGCGCGAGGGCGACAAGGTATGGGTCAAGGTCGTGGAGATTGACGATATGGGTCGCGTCAACCTGTCGCGGCGCAAGGCGATGGAGGAGCGCGGTGAGATACCGCCCTCCGACGACTCGGGTATCGCCTCAAGGCCGCCGCGGCGCGGCGGGCCGCCGTTCCGTGGCGGCGGCGACCGGCGCGACCGGCGCGGGCCGAGGCGCTGA